One genomic window of Candidatus Neomarinimicrobiota bacterium includes the following:
- the surE gene encoding 5'/3'-nucleotidase SurE, protein MSRPSILIANDDGIFAPGIYALWEAMSEIGETTVVAPNTEKSAVGHAITISDPIRIEKVKRSGGFRGYAVNGTPADSVKIAVKAIMDKKPDIIISGINAGANVGQSLLYSGTISAATEGTFLGIPSIAISLDALRNCDFTGSKVVAKKIVKAVLENGLPKDTLLNINVPKDPESGFKGYQVTHQGSIYFKDHFEKREDPRGRIYYWMTGDIKDPDTDIQSDGVALREGFVSITPLQLQMTNMPFMDELNEWNFS, encoded by the coding sequence ATGAGCCGGCCATCAATTTTAATCGCTAATGACGATGGCATTTTCGCTCCCGGGATTTATGCCCTTTGGGAAGCTATGTCAGAAATTGGTGAAACAACTGTCGTGGCACCCAATACAGAAAAAAGTGCTGTTGGCCATGCCATTACAATTTCTGATCCAATTCGTATCGAAAAGGTAAAACGGTCCGGTGGATTTAGAGGCTATGCTGTAAATGGTACACCTGCCGATTCAGTTAAGATTGCAGTTAAGGCCATCATGGATAAAAAACCGGATATCATTATTTCTGGTATCAACGCGGGGGCGAACGTGGGCCAAAGTTTATTGTATTCTGGAACGATTTCAGCCGCGACAGAAGGAACATTTTTAGGTATTCCATCCATTGCAATCAGTTTAGATGCGCTTCGTAATTGTGATTTCACCGGTTCAAAAGTTGTGGCTAAAAAAATCGTTAAGGCCGTCCTGGAAAATGGATTGCCCAAAGACACGCTTTTAAATATAAATGTCCCAAAAGATCCCGAATCTGGTTTTAAGGGCTATCAAGTGACCCATCAAGGGTCTATCTATTTCAAAGATCATTTTGAAAAACGAGAAGATCCCCGCGGTCGTATATACTATTGGATGACCGGTGATATTAAAGATCCGGACACAGATATTCAATCGGACGGGGTTGCTTTACGCGAAGGATTCGTGAGTATAACACCATTGCAACTCCAAATGACCAATATGCCATTTATGGATGAATTAAACGAATGGAATTTTAGTTGA
- the guaA gene encoding glutamine-hydrolyzing GMP synthase: MNQLHAGGVVILDFGSQYTQLIARRVREQNVYSEILPPETPFAEILERKPAALILSGGPSSVFGDEAPEFDESILDAEIPILGICYGLQLLAHHNGGSVESTGQGEYGFAEIEVDDGSGLFKNVSGCSQVWMSHMDRVTELPNGWHTLAHSSNGVVAAMANEDQTRVATQFHPEVAHTEKGETLLQNFLLEIANCSPTWTAGNFINEQVALIRKQVGDGKVLCGVSGGVDSTVVAALLHKAIGEQSTAVLIDHGLLRKNEAQNCVNALKSGLGVNIHCYDESEIFLSQLAEVKDPEEKRKIIGNQFIYSFDRISGEMGKMDFLAQGTLYPDVIESGVSKGKTAHVIKSHHNVGGLPDDMNFELVEPLRELFKDEVRNVGRELGLPESLIERHPFPGPGLAVRIMGDITQERIEILQEADQVYMDILHEDGLYQEIWQAFAVLIPVKTVGVMGDQRTYENLLGIRAVTSTDGMTADWYRMPYDTLSKISNRIVNSVRGINRVVYDITSKPPGTIEWE, translated from the coding sequence TTGAACCAACTTCACGCCGGCGGCGTTGTTATCCTCGATTTTGGATCTCAGTACACCCAGTTAATCGCTAGAAGGGTGCGGGAGCAAAATGTGTATTCTGAAATTCTTCCGCCCGAAACACCCTTTGCTGAAATATTAGAAAGAAAGCCGGCTGCATTAATCTTATCAGGAGGACCTTCCAGTGTTTTTGGTGATGAAGCGCCTGAGTTTGATGAATCTATTCTAGATGCGGAAATTCCTATTCTAGGCATTTGTTACGGATTGCAATTATTGGCCCATCATAATGGAGGATCGGTAGAATCCACAGGGCAAGGTGAATATGGGTTTGCAGAAATTGAAGTTGATGATGGATCTGGATTATTTAAAAATGTATCCGGTTGTTCACAAGTTTGGATGAGCCATATGGATCGTGTTACTGAACTTCCTAATGGTTGGCACACACTGGCCCATTCATCCAATGGCGTTGTGGCGGCTATGGCCAATGAGGATCAAACTAGAGTGGCTACACAATTCCATCCTGAAGTAGCCCACACTGAAAAAGGTGAAACACTGCTTCAAAATTTCTTATTAGAAATTGCCAATTGTTCACCCACTTGGACTGCAGGAAATTTTATTAATGAACAAGTTGCTCTTATCCGAAAGCAGGTGGGTGATGGAAAAGTGCTATGTGGTGTGAGTGGTGGCGTGGATTCCACAGTTGTTGCTGCGTTATTACATAAAGCAATTGGTGAACAATCTACAGCTGTCTTAATTGATCATGGTCTCCTCCGAAAAAATGAAGCTCAGAATTGTGTAAATGCTCTCAAATCTGGTTTGGGTGTGAATATTCATTGTTATGATGAATCAGAAATTTTTCTGTCTCAACTCGCTGAAGTTAAAGATCCGGAGGAAAAGCGAAAAATTATTGGAAATCAGTTCATTTATTCTTTCGATCGAATTTCAGGCGAAATGGGGAAAATGGATTTCTTAGCACAAGGAACACTCTACCCAGATGTGATTGAAAGTGGTGTGAGTAAAGGGAAAACAGCTCATGTAATTAAAAGTCACCATAATGTGGGTGGGCTACCCGATGATATGAATTTTGAACTTGTGGAGCCATTGCGTGAATTATTCAAAGATGAAGTACGCAATGTGGGCCGTGAGTTAGGATTGCCAGAATCATTGATTGAAAGACATCCATTTCCTGGACCAGGTTTAGCCGTTCGAATTATGGGTGATATTACCCAAGAACGAATTGAAATTTTACAAGAAGCGGACCAAGTCTATATGGACATTCTCCATGAAGATGGATTATATCAAGAAATTTGGCAAGCATTCGCCGTGCTTATTCCTGTCAAAACGGTGGGCGTTATGGGTGATCAGCGGACTTACGAAAATTTGCTCGGAATCCGAGCTGTAACCAGTACAGATGGTATGACTGCCGATTGGTATAGAATGCCCTATGATACCTTGAGTAAAATCTCGAATCGGATTGTGAATTCTGTCCGTGGGATTAATCGTGTTGTTTATGATATTACATCCAAACCACCGGGAACAATTGAGTGGGAGTGA